The genomic segment TCAGCCCGTACATGTACACCATTTTCACCTTCTAACACCTCGACACCCATCTCCCTGATTTTAGCAACAACTGGCTTAAGGTGGTCTGTAATGGCACCTTCAACGAATACTTCCCCCCGGGTAATTGCAGCTGCCACCATAAAGGTGCCTGCCACGATGCGGTCAGGAATAGGGCAGTACTCCGTTCCATGCAGAAAATCTACACCATCGATACGAATCGTATCCGTACCTGCCCCACGTACATTGGCTCCCATCGCATTGAGGAAATTCGCTAAGTCAACAATTTCTGGTTCACGAGCAGCATTTTCTATAATCGTGCGCCCTTCCGCCAGAGTCGCTGCCATCATAATATTTTCCGTGGCACCCACACTTACTACGTCCAAATAGACACGTGCGCCTTTTAAGCGTCCAGGGACTCGTCCTTCAATATACCCTTGACCGATCTCAAACTGGGCTCCCATTGCCTCCAGTCCCTTGAGATGCTGATCAATGGGACGACTGCCGATCGCACATCCGCCTGGCAGTGGAATACGAGCATGTTTTTTACGTGCTAATAGAGGGCCCATAACTGCAATAGAGGCGCGCATTTTGCGTACCAATTCATACGGAGCTTCTGTTACTTCGATATGTTCCGCTTTAATACTTAATCGATTCTCTTCTAATGAAGTTACTACTCCCAAGCGGGAGATAAGTTCAGTAATGGTTTTTACGTCCTCAAGCAAGGGAACTTCCTCGATGACAACTTCGCCACGACTCGATAATATCGAAGCGGCGATAATTTTGAGTACGGAGTTTTTTGCGCTGTGTACTTTCACACGGCCTTTTAATTTCCTACCGCCTCGGACGATGATTTTTTCCACATGTCTTCCCTCCACGAGACTAATATTCGATCGTTATGATAGGAGTGCCGATGGTATAGACCATTCGTTGATGATTAGGGTCGATTCGAGCCGCCGCTTGCACGTTCATCCTCCTGCCGTCAGTCAGCAGCTCTTCTTGGAAGAAGGGAGAATATGCAGAAATGCTTGTCGTCTCTTCTGTACGCATCGCTTCGATCTCCACCGCATCCAGCTGACTTAACATTTGTTCAACGACTTTATCCGTTTTTAGCTTGGATATGGCTCCTCGCCCCTGCATGGACAGATGAATACTAGGCTCAATCCCAGCTTTTCGCAAAGCACTTTCCACCTCTTGACGCATGCTTCGGATTGCGGCTGTTGTTTTCATCTCTCCCTGTGATTGGAGCGAAATATACGGTCTAACCCATTTGCCTTCTTCTTCTAAGATAAACAAATGGAACTCCAGTTCACTCTGTTCTTCACGTTTTGCACTAGAGGACCACTTGCTACCATGCCTATTTGCGTACAATTTAGGATTAGGAATATCTAAAGAATCACATATGTTTATCGCTAATTGTTCTGCGTTTTGTTTCTCGATTGGTGCTGCTAATTTACTGCCATGATGAATGACAACTTTTTCTGGTGTCACGTTCATGTCTTCAAATACATGAATGAGTGCTTCTACTTCTGATGGAGCCGCTGTGGATCCAATCAAAAATAGGCTTGTAGCCAATAAAGATATTGTACCCCATAACCAATTCTTTTTCATCCTTTACTCTCTCCTCCGCTCAAATCTTTCTTCCAGTTTGGACGGAAAGAGGAGCGGCTAAACGGGGAAAGAGAAGAGTTTCCCTACATTTCTGTTTTTCTTTAAAAAAGATATTTAATCATTCGTGACCAGCTAAGGTAGTCGATCAAAAAGGTGGCTAAACCGTGCCCCAAT from the Mechercharimyces sp. CAU 1602 genome contains:
- a CDS encoding YwmB family TATA-box binding protein; the protein is MKKNWLWGTISLLATSLFLIGSTAAPSEVEALIHVFEDMNVTPEKVVIHHGSKLAAPIEKQNAEQLAINICDSLDIPNPKLYANRHGSKWSSSAKREEQSELEFHLFILEEEGKWVRPYISLQSQGEMKTTAAIRSMRQEVESALRKAGIEPSIHLSMQGRGAISKLKTDKVVEQMLSQLDAVEIEAMRTEETTSISAYSPFFQEELLTDGRRMNVQAAARIDPNHQRMVYTIGTPIITIEY
- the murA gene encoding UDP-N-acetylglucosamine 1-carboxyvinyltransferase, coding for MEKIIVRGGRKLKGRVKVHSAKNSVLKIIAASILSSRGEVVIEEVPLLEDVKTITELISRLGVVTSLEENRLSIKAEHIEVTEAPYELVRKMRASIAVMGPLLARKKHARIPLPGGCAIGSRPIDQHLKGLEAMGAQFEIGQGYIEGRVPGRLKGARVYLDVVSVGATENIMMAATLAEGRTIIENAAREPEIVDLANFLNAMGANVRGAGTDTIRIDGVDFLHGTEYCPIPDRIVAGTFMVAAAITRGEVFVEGAITDHLKPVVAKIREMGVEVLEGENGVHVRAEGELKAIDVKTLPHPGFPTDMQSQIMALQLTAEGTGMMVESVYENRFMHVEELKRMGANIKLDGRSALIEKSSLSGAEVKATDLRAGAAMVLAGLIAEGTTVVTELHHIDRGYIKFVEELQALGADVQRVKIEEKEDLSVQTSYA